Proteins encoded within one genomic window of Halocatena marina:
- a CDS encoding NAD(P)/FAD-dependent oxidoreductase yields MTENVVILGSGYGGAGAIKSLEQEVGNRADITWISNVDHHLVLHEVHRCIRNPEVSEKVSIPVNEIKKPSTRFVQGTVTGLDCDERTVHLEDGQSVDYDYCVVAIGSRTAFFGIDGLKEHSYTLKNLDDALSIHDEIKSAAREASRTDPAKIVVGGAGLSGIQSAGEIAEFRKQYRAPLDIHLVEGLDNVFPPGDPEVQGKLTKMLNERGIEIMTGEFITSVDEDTVYIGDDTELDYDILIWTGGITGQDCTEDIDLGKDDRSHRLHASSTFQTSDDRVFALGDTALIDQTGGDPAPPTAQAAWQAAEVIGENIRRSMRNQPLTSWTYEDKGTLISIGDAAVAHNVVGVPMDTFGGRAAETLKKVIATRWINSITGLGRAAKAWPDM; encoded by the coding sequence ATGACAGAGAACGTTGTCATCCTCGGCTCTGGGTATGGCGGTGCGGGTGCTATCAAGAGTTTGGAGCAAGAGGTTGGCAATCGGGCGGATATTACGTGGATCTCGAACGTCGATCACCATCTCGTATTGCACGAAGTACATCGCTGTATCCGCAACCCGGAGGTCAGCGAGAAGGTCTCGATTCCAGTTAACGAGATTAAGAAGCCAAGTACGCGGTTCGTGCAAGGAACAGTGACTGGTCTCGACTGTGATGAGCGGACGGTTCACCTTGAGGATGGTCAGTCAGTCGACTACGATTACTGTGTTGTCGCCATCGGGTCACGGACTGCGTTTTTCGGTATCGATGGGCTAAAAGAGCACTCGTACACGCTGAAGAACCTTGACGACGCGCTGTCGATCCACGACGAGATTAAATCAGCTGCAAGGGAAGCCTCTCGTACTGACCCCGCAAAGATTGTTGTCGGTGGGGCCGGACTTTCGGGAATCCAGAGTGCGGGAGAGATCGCTGAGTTCCGCAAACAGTACCGCGCACCACTCGACATCCACCTCGTCGAAGGGTTGGATAACGTCTTCCCACCGGGAGACCCCGAGGTACAAGGCAAGCTCACGAAGATGCTTAATGAGCGTGGCATCGAGATCATGACGGGCGAGTTCATCACCTCCGTTGACGAGGATACCGTGTACATCGGCGATGACACGGAACTTGATTACGACATACTGATCTGGACTGGCGGGATCACCGGCCAAGACTGTACAGAAGATATCGATCTCGGGAAAGATGACCGGAGCCACCGGCTCCACGCTTCCTCGACGTTCCAAACGAGCGACGATCGGGTGTTCGCTCTCGGCGATACGGCACTCATTGATCAGACCGGCGGCGATCCCGCGCCACCGACCGCACAAGCAGCGTGGCAAGCAGCCGAAGTCATCGGAGAGAACATTCGACGGTCGATGCGCAACCAACCGCTCACGTCGTGGACCTACGAAGACAAAGGAACGCTGATCTCCATTGGAGATGCAGCTGTCGCGCACAACGTTGTTGGTGTGCCCATGGACACGTTCGGTGGCCGAGCGGCTGAAACGCTGAAGAAAGTCATTGCTACTCGCTGGATCAACAGTATCACCGGACTCGGCCGCGCCGCGAAAGCGTGGCCCGATATGTGA
- a CDS encoding class I SAM-dependent methyltransferase, with protein MSRRDVRETYDRIAEHFAQTRAYAWPDVEQFIESESDRSVALDLGCGNGRHAQLLAERAETVVCADLSRHVLEEARDRTERQAALVQADAAELPIRSERVDLAVYIATIHHLPSRALRRQSLDELSRVLTPTGRALVSAWSTEHRTFDATDGFDTTVDWTLPDGEIVERFYHIYDPDEFEADVRDSALTVEEVFVSEGNCYAVVETNNQ; from the coding sequence ATGAGCCGTCGGGACGTGCGCGAGACCTACGATCGTATCGCGGAACACTTCGCTCAGACCCGGGCGTACGCGTGGCCCGATGTCGAACAGTTCATCGAGAGTGAATCTGATCGGTCGGTCGCGCTCGATCTCGGCTGTGGGAACGGGCGTCACGCCCAACTGCTCGCAGAACGAGCCGAAACAGTCGTCTGTGCCGATTTGAGTCGACATGTGCTCGAAGAAGCCCGTGATCGCACCGAACGTCAGGCTGCTCTGGTGCAAGCCGATGCGGCCGAACTCCCCATTCGATCGGAGCGCGTCGATCTCGCGGTCTACATCGCAACGATTCATCACCTTCCATCGCGCGCGTTACGGAGACAGAGCCTCGACGAACTCAGCCGCGTGCTTACACCGACCGGTCGAGCCCTCGTGAGCGCGTGGAGCACCGAACACCGCACGTTCGATGCGACAGACGGATTCGACACGACAGTCGACTGGACGCTCCCCGACGGCGAAATCGTCGAACGATTCTACCACATCTACGATCCAGACGAGTTCGAGGCAGACGTTCGTGACAGCGCACTCACTGTCGAAGAGGTGTTCGTCAGCGAAGGGAACTGCTATGCCGTCGTCGAAACGAACAACCAGTAG
- the rocF gene encoding arginase: MPRSIRVIGVPMDLGADRRGVDMGPSAIRYAGLADAFDALDYGATDIGDLDVVHPELGDPDSIEPSTGRAKYLAEVRELCVQLEETVAETLADGTFPLVLGGDHSIAIGSVRGSARDGDIGVVWFDAHGDFNTPATTPSGNVHGMPLAALLGRGAFSDVDWTTAPINPENIALVGVRSLDASERKALRDSDVTVFTMSDIDERGATAVTEEALSIANAADGVHVSLDLDWLDPQEAPGVGTPVRGGVTYREAHAAMEVIADANLRSLELVEVNPILDQHNQTAELAVELTASALGKRIL; this comes from the coding sequence ATGCCACGATCGATTCGTGTTATTGGTGTTCCGATGGATCTCGGAGCAGACCGACGAGGAGTTGACATGGGGCCGTCAGCCATTCGGTATGCAGGACTGGCTGATGCGTTCGATGCGCTTGATTACGGTGCCACCGACATTGGTGATCTGGACGTTGTTCACCCCGAACTCGGTGACCCAGACAGTATTGAACCGTCGACAGGGCGAGCGAAATACCTCGCCGAAGTGCGCGAGCTGTGTGTTCAGTTAGAAGAGACCGTTGCCGAGACACTCGCTGATGGCACATTTCCGCTCGTGCTTGGCGGCGATCATTCGATCGCCATCGGTTCTGTTCGCGGGAGTGCGCGCGACGGTGACATTGGCGTCGTGTGGTTCGACGCTCACGGTGATTTCAACACCCCAGCGACGACTCCGAGTGGGAATGTTCACGGGATGCCCCTCGCTGCTCTCCTCGGTCGCGGAGCGTTCTCCGACGTTGACTGGACAACTGCGCCAATCAATCCAGAAAACATCGCACTCGTCGGGGTTCGAAGCCTCGATGCAAGCGAACGCAAAGCACTGCGCGACAGCGACGTCACGGTGTTCACCATGAGCGATATCGACGAACGGGGTGCGACTGCCGTCACCGAGGAAGCACTGTCCATCGCAAACGCTGCCGATGGCGTCCACGTTAGCCTTGATCTCGACTGGCTCGATCCACAGGAAGCCCCCGGCGTCGGTACCCCTGTCCGTGGTGGTGTCACCTACCGCGAGGCCCACGCCGCTATGGAGGTCATCGCGGACGCGAATCTCCGCTCGCTCGAACTCGTCGAAGTGAATCCCATCCTCGATCAACACAACCAGACCGCAGAACTCGCGGTCGAACTCACCGCAAGCGCGCTCGGAAAACGGATTCTGTGA
- a CDS encoding MFS transporter, which yields MSRGSLSLLRNREFLALSGTAFARAQAYSTILIALALYADQFGTTSSVEGLFGTSIAIAQLVIVLPLGRYIDTHNAKRVLVVGLLINVLVFIGYGQVGSVADVLLIRVFQGFGASILWITGSAVVGSVSPDDERGQWLGTYNQVGAFSSLAGDVIGGMLLTVYGFQETYAVLTAITLLATVGAFLFIRDNPGGKKDPEQATGLETFRKLLDRSAIRALVVFRLGLSFGKMAIIIFVPIYARTAFGMAPVLVGGILAGGKLTKALTQGIVGGYTDRVGHKHYFVISGALIYALGTAMIPLAGYADLIADPVSIAPAALVPFALPEGTSSITLVPAFFVLFVAYGICGIADSIRLPASMALFVEEGEHFDAVAGSLSLRSIAWKIGQVLGPVTVGVIWDATSVSVAFLTAAGFIVVATLTFVAMYHVEPAPEVQPSVADD from the coding sequence GAGTTCCTCGCGTTATCGGGAACTGCGTTCGCCCGTGCGCAGGCGTACTCAACGATCCTCATCGCACTCGCGCTGTACGCCGATCAGTTCGGTACGACGAGCAGCGTTGAGGGATTGTTTGGGACGTCGATCGCGATCGCACAGCTCGTCATCGTTCTTCCACTTGGGCGATACATAGACACCCACAACGCAAAACGGGTGCTCGTCGTCGGGTTGTTAATCAATGTCCTCGTGTTCATTGGCTACGGGCAGGTCGGATCAGTCGCAGATGTCCTCCTTATACGCGTTTTTCAGGGATTCGGTGCGAGCATCCTCTGGATTACTGGATCGGCAGTCGTCGGAAGCGTCTCTCCGGATGATGAGCGAGGGCAGTGGCTCGGGACGTACAATCAGGTAGGGGCGTTCTCCTCGCTTGCGGGCGATGTCATCGGTGGGATGCTCCTCACGGTATATGGCTTTCAGGAGACCTACGCCGTCCTGACCGCAATCACGCTCCTCGCTACCGTTGGGGCGTTCTTGTTCATCCGCGATAACCCCGGAGGGAAGAAAGACCCCGAACAGGCAACCGGCTTAGAGACGTTTCGGAAACTTCTCGACCGGTCGGCAATCCGCGCACTCGTCGTCTTTCGCCTCGGCCTCTCGTTCGGAAAGATGGCGATCATCATTTTCGTCCCGATCTACGCCCGGACGGCGTTTGGAATGGCACCAGTCCTCGTTGGCGGTATTCTCGCTGGTGGAAAACTCACGAAGGCACTGACGCAGGGGATCGTTGGCGGCTACACGGATCGGGTTGGGCACAAACACTACTTCGTCATTAGCGGGGCGCTCATCTACGCGCTCGGGACGGCGATGATTCCGCTTGCTGGCTACGCTGACCTCATTGCCGATCCCGTTTCAATTGCCCCGGCTGCACTCGTCCCGTTCGCACTTCCGGAAGGCACCTCCAGCATCACCCTCGTGCCGGCGTTTTTCGTTCTCTTCGTGGCATACGGTATCTGCGGAATCGCCGATAGTATCCGGCTCCCAGCCAGCATGGCGCTGTTCGTCGAGGAAGGCGAGCACTTCGATGCAGTCGCCGGGAGCCTCTCTCTGCGTTCAATTGCGTGGAAAATCGGGCAAGTTCTCGGTCCGGTTACCGTCGGCGTCATCTGGGACGCGACGAGCGTTTCTGTCGCGTTTCTCACCGCGGCGGGATTCATCGTGGTCGCCACGCTCACGTTCGTAGCGATGTATCACGTCGAACCGGCCCCAGAAGTACAACCGAGTGTGGCCGACGACTGA
- a CDS encoding HTH domain-containing protein, translating to MSSIELTTSQKDILRELINLYSQSERAVKGEDIANGVDRNPGTIRNQMQSLKALQLVEGVPGPKGGYKPTANAYEALGVQDLDEPANVPLTHNGEHIEDANVQEIDLTSVHHPDLCRAEVRLHGSIKNFHDGDEIIVGPTPRSKLQIEGVVDGKDETDNVLIISTTMMEAPVEAPDH from the coding sequence ATGTCGTCAATCGAGCTCACGACCAGTCAGAAGGACATCCTTCGAGAGCTGATTAACCTGTACAGTCAGAGTGAACGGGCCGTAAAAGGCGAAGACATCGCCAACGGCGTCGACCGAAATCCGGGAACAATCCGAAATCAAATGCAGAGCCTCAAAGCGCTTCAACTCGTCGAAGGCGTTCCCGGACCAAAAGGTGGCTATAAACCGACCGCTAACGCCTACGAAGCCCTTGGCGTTCAGGACCTTGACGAACCAGCGAACGTACCACTGACGCACAACGGCGAACACATCGAGGACGCAAACGTGCAGGAAATCGATCTCACGAGCGTCCACCATCCAGATCTGTGTCGAGCAGAGGTTCGTCTTCACGGCTCGATCAAAAACTTCCACGACGGTGACGAAATCATCGTTGGACCGACTCCTCGATCGAAACTCCAAATCGAAGGCGTCGTAGACGGCAAAGACGAGACAGACAACGTACTCATCATCTCGACAACGATGATGGAAGCGCCAGTTGAGGCTCCAGACCACTAG